Proteins found in one Candidatus Saccharibacteria bacterium genomic segment:
- a CDS encoding peptidoglycan bridge formation glycyltransferase FemA/FemB family protein, translated as MQSAKIHTRSFDLIDNQQDWDQLVQSSPDNHPLQLWGWGEQKANFGWKPYRIASRLENLAMQVLLKPIPKTGYFLGHVPRGPIRIVDRLSTNQTSRPGLQDTIDFLESIKVISLRLEPNNLESDPNPPSLLQYAKTYSGHVLTNHTLIVDLNKSIEELRSNMSNSCRYNVNKSAKQASVVSLLDYPEYYPDIYSIYQETARRAGFNLYTFDYYKSQLNNLCDNLDILISIDNKTSKPIAFLWNIYSKNITFELYAGVNSQGRKLRANYNLKYQAILRAKQRGQKVYDFNGRLNEQVDSFKRSFGPTVVDRMTTQKIVLSRLDQPFEILESLYRKIKRYSNI; from the coding sequence ATGCAGTCCGCCAAGATTCATACTAGAAGCTTTGATTTAATTGACAATCAACAAGATTGGGATCAATTAGTCCAATCTTCTCCGGATAATCACCCCTTGCAGCTTTGGGGTTGGGGTGAACAAAAAGCCAATTTTGGCTGGAAACCCTACAGAATAGCCTCCCGCCTTGAGAACCTTGCTATGCAGGTCTTATTAAAACCAATACCAAAGACTGGCTACTTCCTTGGTCATGTCCCAAGAGGACCCATACGGATTGTGGATAGGCTAAGCACAAACCAAACTTCTAGACCTGGACTCCAGGATACTATTGACTTTCTAGAATCAATCAAGGTTATATCCTTGAGACTTGAACCCAACAACCTAGAGTCTGATCCGAATCCCCCCAGTTTATTACAATATGCCAAGACCTACTCCGGTCATGTCCTGACAAATCATACTTTGATCGTTGATCTAAACAAAAGCATTGAAGAGCTTAGATCCAATATGTCTAACAGTTGTCGGTATAATGTTAATAAGTCTGCAAAACAAGCTTCAGTAGTTAGTCTTCTTGATTACCCCGAATATTATCCAGATATTTATAGTATCTATCAAGAAACAGCCCGAAGGGCAGGATTCAATTTATATACTTTTGATTACTATAAATCACAGCTTAACAACCTTTGTGACAATCTTGATATTCTAATTAGTATCGATAATAAAACCAGCAAGCCCATAGCTTTTCTCTGGAATATATATAGTAAGAACATTACTTTTGAACTATATGCTGGCGTAAACTCTCAAGGTCGTAAGTTGCGAGCAAACTACAATCTAAAATACCAAGCGATCTTAAGGGCAAAACAAAGAGGTCAAAAAGTTTATGACTTCAATGGGCGACTTAATGAACAAGTAGATTCTTTCAAGCGATCTTTCGGACCTACTGTAGTTGATAGGATGACTACTCAAAAGATTGTTCTAAGTAGGCTTGATCAACCTTTTGAAATCTTAGAAAGTTTATACAGAAAAATCAAACGATATAGTAATATTTAA